In one window of Kitasatospora sp. MMS16-BH015 DNA:
- the nadA gene encoding quinolinate synthase NadA translates to MTTTIETYGVDPTPTPLALLLLGRESDPNSERGVDCPGDLPAASDPDLVARARAAKEKLGDRVFILGHHYQRDEVIEFADVTGDSFKLARDAAARPEAEYIVFCGVHFMAESADILTTSAQQVILPDLAAGCSMADMATAEQVAECWDVLTEAGVADVTVPVSYMNSSADIKAFTGKHGGTICTSSNAQRALEWAFEQGEKVLFLPDQHLGRNTAVRDLGFSLDDCVLYNPHKPNGGLTAEQLRNAKMILWRGHCSVHGRFSLDSVNDVRERIPGVTVLVHPECKHEVVAAADMVGSTEYIIKALDAAEPGSKWAIGTELNLVRRLAKAHPDKEVVFLDRAVCFCSTMNRIDLPHLVWALESLVEGRVPNVITVDPETEKYAKAALDRMLALP, encoded by the coding sequence GTGACCACCACCATCGAGACCTACGGTGTCGACCCCACCCCGACTCCGCTCGCACTGCTGCTGCTCGGCCGCGAGTCGGACCCGAACAGCGAACGCGGCGTGGACTGCCCCGGCGACCTGCCCGCCGCCTCCGACCCCGACCTGGTGGCCCGCGCCCGCGCGGCCAAGGAGAAGCTCGGCGACCGGGTCTTCATCCTGGGCCACCACTACCAGCGTGACGAGGTGATCGAGTTCGCCGACGTGACCGGCGACTCGTTCAAGCTGGCCCGTGACGCCGCCGCCCGCCCGGAGGCCGAGTACATCGTCTTCTGCGGCGTGCACTTCATGGCCGAATCGGCCGACATCCTCACCACCAGCGCCCAGCAGGTGATCCTGCCGGACCTGGCGGCCGGCTGCTCGATGGCCGACATGGCCACCGCCGAGCAGGTCGCCGAGTGCTGGGACGTGCTGACCGAGGCCGGCGTGGCCGACGTGACCGTGCCGGTCTCGTACATGAACTCCTCGGCCGACATCAAGGCGTTCACCGGCAAGCACGGCGGCACCATCTGCACCTCCTCCAACGCGCAGCGGGCGCTGGAGTGGGCCTTCGAGCAGGGCGAGAAGGTGCTCTTCCTGCCGGACCAGCACCTGGGCCGCAACACCGCCGTCCGCGACCTGGGCTTCTCGCTGGACGACTGCGTGCTCTACAACCCGCACAAGCCGAACGGCGGCCTGACCGCCGAGCAGCTGCGGAACGCCAAGATGATCCTCTGGCGCGGGCACTGCTCGGTGCACGGCCGGTTCTCGCTGGACTCGGTCAACGACGTGCGCGAGCGGATCCCCGGCGTCACCGTGCTGGTGCACCCGGAGTGCAAGCACGAGGTCGTCGCGGCGGCCGACATGGTGGGCTCGACCGAGTACATCATCAAGGCGCTGGACGCGGCCGAGCCGGGCTCCAAGTGGGCCATCGGCACCGAGCTCAACCTGGTGCGCCGCCTCGCCAAGGCCCACCCGGACAAGGAGGTCGTCTTCCTGGACCGGGCGGTCTGCTTCTGCTCGACCATGAACCGGATCGACCTGCCGCACCTGGTCTGGGCGCTGGAGTCGCTGGTCGAGGGCCGGGTGCCGAACGTGATCACCGTCGACCCGGAGACCGAGAAGTACGCCAAGGCCGCGCTGGACCGGATGCTGGCCCTGCCGTAG
- a CDS encoding PspA/IM30 family protein — MKRMGLIFRSKANKALDRAEDPRETLDYSYQKQLELLQKVRRGVADVATSRKRLELQLTQLQQQSAKYEEQGRKALSLGREDLAREALTRKANMQSQITDLETQYQQLQAEEEKLTLASQRLQAKVDAFRTKKETIKATYTAAQAQTRIAESFSGISEEMGDVGLAIQRAEDKTAQMQARAGAIDELLASGALDDNSGLGRKDDIEAELERVAGGSDVELELARMKAELTGGTPAPAPQAIEQGKPEGNKINYNK, encoded by the coding sequence ATGAAGCGTATGGGGCTGATCTTCCGCTCCAAGGCGAACAAGGCCCTGGACCGGGCGGAGGACCCGCGCGAGACGCTCGACTACTCGTACCAGAAGCAGTTGGAGCTGCTGCAGAAGGTGCGCCGGGGCGTCGCCGACGTGGCCACTTCCCGGAAGCGGTTGGAGCTCCAGCTGACGCAGCTCCAGCAGCAGTCGGCGAAGTACGAGGAGCAGGGCCGCAAGGCGCTCTCGCTCGGCCGCGAGGACCTGGCCCGAGAGGCGCTCACGCGCAAGGCCAACATGCAGTCCCAGATCACCGATCTGGAGACGCAGTACCAGCAGCTGCAGGCCGAGGAGGAGAAGCTCACGCTCGCCTCCCAGCGCCTGCAGGCCAAGGTGGACGCCTTCCGCACCAAGAAGGAGACCATCAAGGCCACCTACACGGCCGCCCAGGCGCAGACCCGCATCGCGGAGTCCTTCTCCGGCATCTCCGAGGAGATGGGCGACGTGGGCCTGGCCATCCAGCGGGCCGAGGACAAGACGGCCCAGATGCAGGCCCGGGCCGGTGCGATCGACGAGCTGCTCGCCTCCGGCGCGCTCGACGACAACAGCGGCCTCGGCCGCAAGGACGACATCGAGGCCGAGCTGGAGCGCGTGGCCGGCGGGTCCGACGTCGAGCTGGAGCTGGCCCGGATGAAGGCCGAGCTCACCGGTGGCACCCCGGCTCCCGCCCCCCAGGCGATCGAGCAGGGCAAGCCCGAGGGCAACAAGATCAACTACAACAAGTAG
- a CDS encoding DUF3043 domain-containing protein, translating into MFRRRSEEASSATALAEQDETTQPRDPQAPKGRPTPKRSEAEAHRRTRVTVPKDRKEAAKQSRDRMRAEREKQRTALLEGDERYLPARDKGPVRKFARDYMDSRWSLAEFFLPYAVVVLILSVTRVQTLQLLSTLLFLVFFILVIADFARLGLGLRKSLANRFPGQNTRGAVAYALMRTLQMRRLRLPKPQVKRGERP; encoded by the coding sequence GTGTTCCGACGCCGCTCTGAAGAAGCCTCCTCCGCCACCGCGCTGGCCGAGCAGGACGAGACCACCCAGCCCCGTGACCCGCAGGCCCCCAAGGGCCGCCCGACCCCCAAGCGCAGCGAGGCCGAGGCCCACCGCCGCACCCGGGTGACGGTGCCCAAGGACCGCAAGGAGGCCGCCAAGCAGTCGCGGGACCGGATGCGGGCCGAGCGCGAGAAGCAGCGCACCGCGCTCCTGGAGGGCGACGAGCGCTACCTGCCGGCCCGTGACAAGGGCCCGGTGCGCAAGTTCGCCCGTGACTACATGGACTCGCGCTGGTCGCTGGCCGAGTTCTTCCTGCCGTACGCCGTCGTGGTGCTGATCCTCAGCGTCACCCGGGTGCAGACCCTGCAGCTGCTCTCCACGCTGCTCTTCCTGGTCTTCTTCATCCTGGTGATCGCGGACTTCGCCCGGCTGGGCCTCGGCCTGCGCAAGTCGCTGGCCAACCGCTTCCCGGGCCAGAACACCCGCGGTGCCGTGGCCTACGCGCTGATGCGCACCCTCCAGATGCGCCGGCTGCGCCTGCCCAAGCCGCAGGTCAAGCGGGGCGAGCGGCCCTGA
- a CDS encoding bifunctional 2-polyprenyl-6-hydroxyphenol methylase/3-demethylubiquinol 3-O-methyltransferase UbiG has translation MPPYSSWAMPSATGWAQGIEPYGLPGQQAGGHDRLPALGVPQPARSWLDRQGGLRRLVRQELVARQLAERLAGRDELRVLDVGCGQGTQALRLARDGHLVTGLDPDAVTLGAAQAALAAEPAEVRDRVRLLHGDGHSCGRWFGPRSFDVVLCHGVLMYLSDPDPMLASLARMLAPGGLLSLLVRNADALAMRPGLTGDWRAALAAFDSPRYTNGLGLTARADHLLDLAETLKELSVPLRHWYGVRVFTDTTPEDAAPVDGRQLAQLIDAEERAGREDPYRRVAALLHVVGEK, from the coding sequence GTGCCGCCGTACTCGTCCTGGGCGATGCCCTCGGCGACGGGGTGGGCCCAGGGCATCGAGCCGTACGGCCTCCCCGGCCAGCAGGCCGGCGGCCACGACCGGCTGCCGGCCCTCGGCGTCCCGCAGCCCGCGCGATCCTGGCTGGACCGGCAGGGCGGGCTGCGCCGGCTGGTCCGCCAGGAGCTGGTCGCCCGGCAGCTGGCCGAGCGCCTGGCCGGGCGGGACGAGCTACGGGTGCTGGACGTGGGCTGCGGCCAGGGCACCCAGGCGCTGCGCCTGGCCCGGGACGGGCACCTGGTGACCGGGCTCGACCCGGACGCCGTGACACTGGGCGCCGCCCAGGCCGCGCTGGCCGCCGAACCGGCCGAGGTGCGCGACCGGGTGCGGCTGCTGCACGGGGACGGGCACAGCTGCGGCCGCTGGTTCGGCCCGCGCAGCTTCGACGTGGTGCTCTGCCACGGCGTGCTGATGTACCTCTCCGACCCGGACCCGATGCTGGCCTCGCTGGCCCGGATGCTGGCGCCCGGCGGGCTGCTCTCGCTGCTGGTGCGCAACGCGGACGCGCTGGCCATGCGCCCCGGGCTGACCGGGGACTGGCGGGCGGCACTGGCCGCCTTCGACTCCCCGCGCTACACCAACGGGCTGGGCCTGACCGCCCGCGCCGACCACCTGCTCGACCTGGCGGAGACGCTCAAGGAGCTCTCGGTGCCGCTGCGGCACTGGTACGGGGTGCGCGTCTTCACCGACACCACCCCCGAGGACGCCGCCCCGGTGGACGGGCGCCAGCTCGCCCAGCTGATCGACGCCGAGGAGCGGGCCGGCCGGGAGGACCCGTACCGGCGGGTGGCCGCCCTCCTGCACGTCGTCGGCGAGAAGTAG
- the cobU gene encoding bifunctional adenosylcobinamide kinase/adenosylcobinamide-phosphate guanylyltransferase: protein MALPRTLILGGARSGKSTRAEQLLAGHPDVLYVATGGDRGGDEDWAHRVDLHRSRRPASWRTAETCDLEAVLADRADGAPVLVDCLALWLTHVMDECDAWAEEGWHRGAEAAVLARCRALAEAWRATERQVVAVSNEVGMGVVPATAAGRRFRDTLGRLNMDVAEGSERVLLVVAGQVLTVKPVGV from the coding sequence ATGGCACTCCCCCGCACCCTGATCCTCGGCGGCGCCCGCTCCGGCAAGTCCACCCGGGCCGAGCAGCTGCTGGCCGGCCACCCGGACGTGCTGTACGTCGCCACCGGCGGCGACCGGGGCGGTGACGAGGACTGGGCGCACCGCGTGGACCTGCACCGGAGCCGGCGGCCCGCCTCCTGGCGGACGGCGGAGACCTGCGACCTGGAGGCCGTGCTGGCCGACCGGGCGGACGGCGCGCCGGTGCTGGTGGACTGTCTGGCACTCTGGCTGACCCACGTGATGGACGAGTGCGACGCCTGGGCCGAGGAGGGCTGGCACCGGGGCGCCGAGGCGGCGGTGCTGGCTCGCTGCCGGGCGCTGGCCGAGGCCTGGCGGGCCACGGAGCGTCAGGTGGTGGCCGTCTCCAACGAGGTGGGGATGGGCGTGGTGCCGGCCACGGCGGCCGGGCGGCGGTTCCGCGACACCCTGGGCCGGCTGAACATGGACGTGGCCGAGGGCTCGGAGCGGGTGCTGCTGGTAGTCGCCGGGCAGGTGCTGACCGTCAAACCCGTTGGCGTGTAG
- a CDS encoding nicotinate-nucleotide--dimethylbenzimidazole phosphoribosyltransferase, producing the protein MDTTVDLDTFSSLVERPDESARRAAEERWQQLDKPRGGLGQLEELGAWLASVQGAAPVRPLGAAKVLLFAGDHGVASLGLSRAGEPGRTAERVHAVLEGTAPVAVLANRYGAEVRVVDLAVDAPEGEFPAEVTRFRVRRGSGRIDVEDALTAEEAARAFQSGVAIADEEADAGTDLVILGDLGVGSTTPAAVLIGALCGTDAAAVTGRGSGIDDHTWMVKCATVRDSLRRARPVLGDQLALLGAVGGADFAAITGFLLQAAARKLPVVLDGVVSAACALVAQRVAFRAPEWWRAGQISGEPAQAKAFDRLTLTPVQGLGVAMGEGVGALLTLPLLQAASDTLAEPADTLTVTKVTRTPKEPPRLPTAAELLGRL; encoded by the coding sequence ATGGACACCACCGTGGATCTCGATACCTTCTCCTCCCTCGTCGAGCGCCCTGACGAGAGCGCCCGCCGGGCCGCCGAGGAGCGCTGGCAGCAGCTGGACAAGCCGCGTGGCGGTCTCGGCCAGCTGGAGGAGCTCGGCGCCTGGCTCGCCTCCGTGCAGGGGGCCGCGCCGGTGCGGCCGCTGGGCGCCGCCAAGGTGCTGCTCTTCGCGGGCGACCACGGCGTCGCCTCGCTCGGGCTCTCCCGCGCGGGCGAGCCCGGCCGCACCGCCGAGCGGGTGCACGCCGTGCTGGAGGGGACCGCCCCGGTCGCCGTGCTGGCCAACCGCTACGGCGCCGAGGTGCGGGTGGTCGACCTGGCGGTGGACGCCCCCGAGGGCGAGTTCCCCGCCGAGGTGACCCGCTTCCGCGTCCGCCGGGGCTCCGGCCGGATCGACGTCGAGGACGCGCTCACCGCCGAGGAGGCCGCCCGGGCCTTCCAGTCCGGGGTCGCGATCGCCGACGAGGAGGCCGACGCCGGCACCGACCTGGTGATCCTGGGCGACCTCGGAGTGGGCTCGACCACCCCGGCCGCCGTGCTGATCGGCGCGCTCTGCGGCACCGACGCCGCGGCCGTCACCGGGCGCGGCTCGGGCATCGACGACCACACCTGGATGGTCAAGTGCGCCACCGTCCGCGACTCGCTGCGCCGGGCCCGCCCGGTGCTCGGCGACCAGCTGGCGCTGCTCGGCGCGGTGGGCGGCGCGGACTTCGCCGCGATCACCGGCTTCCTGCTCCAGGCCGCCGCGCGCAAGCTGCCGGTGGTGCTCGACGGCGTGGTCTCCGCCGCCTGCGCGCTGGTCGCCCAGCGGGTGGCCTTCCGGGCACCCGAGTGGTGGCGGGCCGGGCAGATCTCCGGCGAGCCCGCCCAGGCCAAGGCCTTCGACCGGCTGACCCTCACCCCGGTGCAGGGCCTCGGGGTGGCGATGGGCGAGGGCGTCGGCGCCCTGCTCACCCTGCCGCTGCTCCAGGCCGCCTCGGACACCCTGGCCGAGCCGGCCGACACCCTGACCGTCACCAAGGTGACCCGCACGCCGAAGGAGCCGCCGCGGCTGCCCACCGCCGCGGAGCTGCTCGGCCGGCTCTGA
- a CDS encoding adenosylcobinamide-GDP ribazoletransferase, translating into MLDGLRFAFGTLSVLRVRVDRWDRETAGRAMLAAPLVGLVLGGLAAGAGALVAWRGGGGLLAATAAVAALAALTRGLHLDGLADVADGLGSGKPAEDALRIMKQSDIGPFGVLTLVLTLLAQLAALAGEFGRSPGRGALAVLTAALAARCALAWGCLRPVPAARPGGLGAMVAGTVPPAGALAVSALCVAGLCAAAVTLGDWRYPVALTAGLACAWLLLRRCVRRFGGITGDVLGAMAETAGTAALLALALTR; encoded by the coding sequence ATGCTCGACGGCTTGCGCTTCGCCTTCGGCACGCTCTCGGTGCTGCGGGTCCGGGTCGACCGCTGGGACCGCGAGACGGCCGGCCGGGCCATGCTCGCCGCCCCGCTGGTCGGCCTGGTGCTCGGCGGCCTGGCCGCCGGCGCCGGGGCCCTGGTCGCCTGGCGCGGCGGCGGCGGTCTGCTGGCCGCCACGGCCGCGGTGGCCGCGCTCGCCGCGCTGACCCGGGGTCTGCACCTGGACGGGCTGGCCGACGTGGCGGACGGTCTGGGCAGCGGCAAGCCCGCCGAGGACGCCCTGCGGATCATGAAGCAGTCGGACATCGGCCCGTTCGGGGTGCTCACCCTGGTGCTCACCCTGCTGGCCCAGCTCGCCGCGCTGGCCGGGGAGTTCGGCCGCTCCCCCGGGCGCGGGGCGCTCGCCGTGCTGACCGCCGCGCTGGCCGCCCGCTGCGCGCTGGCCTGGGGCTGTCTGCGCCCGGTGCCCGCCGCCCGCCCGGGCGGGCTGGGCGCGATGGTGGCCGGCACCGTGCCCCCGGCCGGCGCCCTGGCCGTCTCCGCCCTGTGCGTCGCCGGCCTGTGCGCCGCCGCCGTCACCCTCGGTGACTGGCGCTACCCGGTGGCGCTGACGGCGGGCCTGGCCTGCGCCTGGCTGCTGCTGCGCCGCTGCGTGCGGCGGTTCGGGGGCATCACCGGGGACGTGCTCGGGGCGATGGCCGAGACCGCCGGGACGGCCGCCCTGCTCGCCCTCGCGCTGACGAGGTGA
- a CDS encoding leucyl aminopeptidase: MTVLSVSTSSAAALRADAVVVGVAKGPKGLVLAPGAEAVAEAFDGKLLDLLTTLGAAGAEGEAVKLPAAAGLKAALVLAVGLGEATEEGYSAEALRRAAGVAARALSGLKKAALALPAAAEEEFEAVALGGLLGAYEYTTYKGDAGKGPVGELVLLTDRKGSKDAKAAAERATALGEEINRARDLINAAPNDLHPKAFATIAQAVGKEHGLKVEVWDEKALTKGGFGGILGVGNGSANPPRLVRVAYTHPKAKQTIALVGKGITYDSGGISLKPAGHNETMKCDMSGAAAVFATIVAAKRLGLQVNITTWLALAENMPSGTATRPGDVLRMYGGKTVEVLNTDAEGRLVLADAITKAGEENPDVIIDVATLTGAMVFALGNRTFGVMSNSDELRNRLHATADSVGEAAWPMPLPADMRKSMTESSIADMANMGERMGGGLVAGLFLQEYVNEGTDWAHLDIAGPAFHEGAAYGYTPKGGTGSAIRTLVRFAEETAAGA; encoded by the coding sequence GTGACTGTACTGTCTGTGAGCACCTCCTCCGCCGCCGCGCTGCGCGCGGACGCGGTGGTCGTCGGTGTCGCCAAGGGCCCCAAGGGCCTGGTGCTGGCCCCCGGCGCCGAGGCCGTGGCCGAGGCCTTCGACGGCAAGCTGCTCGACCTCCTCACCACCCTGGGTGCCGCCGGCGCCGAGGGCGAGGCCGTCAAGCTGCCCGCCGCCGCCGGCCTGAAGGCCGCGCTGGTGCTGGCCGTCGGCCTGGGCGAGGCCACCGAGGAGGGCTACTCGGCCGAGGCCCTGCGCCGCGCCGCCGGTGTCGCCGCCCGTGCGCTCTCCGGCCTCAAGAAGGCCGCGCTGGCCCTGCCGGCCGCCGCCGAGGAGGAGTTCGAGGCCGTCGCGCTCGGCGGTCTGCTCGGCGCGTACGAGTACACCACCTACAAGGGCGACGCGGGCAAGGGCCCGGTCGGCGAGCTGGTGCTGCTGACCGACCGCAAGGGCAGCAAGGACGCCAAGGCGGCCGCCGAGCGCGCCACCGCGCTGGGCGAGGAGATCAACCGCGCCCGCGACCTGATCAACGCCGCGCCGAACGACCTGCACCCGAAGGCCTTCGCCACCATCGCCCAGGCGGTCGGCAAGGAGCACGGCCTCAAGGTCGAGGTCTGGGACGAGAAGGCGCTCACCAAGGGCGGCTTCGGCGGCATCCTCGGCGTCGGCAACGGCTCCGCCAACCCGCCCCGGCTGGTCCGGGTGGCCTACACCCACCCGAAGGCCAAGCAGACCATCGCGCTCGTCGGCAAGGGCATCACCTACGACTCGGGCGGCATCTCGCTCAAGCCGGCCGGCCACAACGAGACCATGAAGTGCGACATGTCCGGCGCCGCCGCCGTGTTCGCCACCATCGTGGCCGCCAAGCGCCTGGGCCTCCAGGTCAACATCACCACCTGGCTCGCCCTCGCCGAGAACATGCCCTCCGGCACCGCCACCCGCCCGGGTGACGTGCTGCGCATGTACGGCGGCAAGACCGTCGAGGTGCTCAACACCGACGCCGAGGGCCGCCTGGTGCTGGCCGACGCGATCACCAAGGCCGGCGAGGAGAACCCGGACGTCATCATCGACGTCGCGACCCTCACCGGTGCCATGGTCTTCGCGCTGGGCAACCGCACCTTCGGCGTGATGTCCAACAGCGACGAGCTGCGCAACCGCCTGCACGCCACCGCCGACTCGGTGGGCGAGGCCGCCTGGCCGATGCCGCTGCCGGCCGACATGCGCAAGAGCATGACCGAGTCCAGCATCGCCGACATGGCCAACATGGGTGAGCGGATGGGCGGCGGCCTGGTGGCCGGCCTGTTCCTCCAGGAGTACGTCAACGAGGGCACCGACTGGGCGCACCTCGACATCGCGGGCCCGGCCTTCCACGAGGGCGCGGCCTACGGCTACACCCCCAAGGGCGGCACCGGCTCGGCGATCCGGACCCTGGTCCGCTTCGCGGAGGAGACCGCCGCGGGCGCCTGA
- the lpdA gene encoding dihydrolipoyl dehydrogenase: MANDASTVFDVVILGGGSGGYAAALRAAQLGLSVALIEKGELGGTCLHRGCIPTKALLHAAEIADETREAADFGVLATFQGIDINGVHKYKDDVISGLYKGLQGLVASRKVHYIQGEGKLSSQTSVDVNGQRIEGRHIVLATGSVPKSLPGLNIDGDRVISSDHALKLDRIPKSAVILGGGVIGVEFASVWKSFGVDVTIVEALPHLAPLEDENSSKLLERAFRKRGIKFELKARFSGVEYTADGVRVSTENGKQIDADLLLVAIGRGPVSAGLGYEENGVAMDRGYVLVDEYMRTNVPTISAVGDLVPTLQLAHVGFAEGILVAERLAGLKAVPIDYDGVPRVTYCNPEVASVGITEAKAVELYGKDKVVTLKYNLAGNGKSKILKTAGEIKLVQVKDGAVVGVHMVGARMGEQVGEAQLIYNWEALPAEVAQLIHAHPSQSEALGEAHLALAGKPLHAHD, from the coding sequence GTGGCGAACGACGCCAGCACCGTTTTCGACGTAGTCATTCTCGGAGGCGGAAGCGGCGGTTACGCCGCGGCGCTCCGCGCCGCTCAGCTGGGTCTGAGCGTGGCCCTGATCGAGAAGGGCGAGCTGGGCGGCACCTGCCTGCACCGGGGCTGCATCCCGACCAAGGCGCTGCTGCACGCCGCCGAGATCGCCGACGAGACCCGTGAGGCCGCGGACTTCGGTGTCCTCGCGACCTTCCAGGGCATCGACATCAACGGCGTCCACAAGTACAAGGACGACGTGATCTCGGGCCTGTACAAGGGCCTCCAGGGCCTGGTGGCCTCCCGCAAGGTCCACTACATCCAGGGCGAGGGCAAGCTCTCCTCGCAGACCTCGGTGGACGTGAACGGCCAGCGCATCGAGGGCCGCCACATCGTCCTCGCCACCGGCTCCGTGCCGAAGTCGCTGCCGGGCCTGAACATCGACGGCGACCGCGTGATCTCCTCGGACCACGCGCTCAAGCTCGACCGCATCCCGAAGTCGGCCGTCATCCTCGGCGGCGGCGTGATCGGTGTCGAGTTCGCCTCCGTCTGGAAGTCCTTCGGCGTCGACGTCACCATCGTCGAGGCCCTGCCGCACCTGGCCCCGCTGGAGGACGAGAACTCCTCCAAGCTGCTGGAGCGCGCCTTCCGCAAGCGTGGCATCAAGTTCGAGCTCAAGGCCCGCTTCTCCGGCGTCGAGTACACCGCCGACGGTGTCCGCGTCTCCACCGAGAACGGCAAGCAGATCGACGCCGACCTGCTGCTCGTCGCCATCGGCCGCGGCCCGGTCTCGGCCGGCCTCGGCTACGAGGAGAACGGTGTCGCGATGGACCGCGGCTACGTCCTCGTCGACGAGTACATGCGCACCAACGTGCCCACCATCTCGGCCGTCGGCGACCTCGTCCCGACCCTCCAGCTCGCCCACGTCGGCTTCGCCGAGGGCATCCTGGTCGCCGAGCGCCTGGCCGGCCTCAAGGCCGTGCCGATCGACTACGACGGCGTGCCGCGGGTGACCTACTGCAACCCCGAGGTCGCCTCCGTCGGCATCACCGAGGCCAAGGCCGTCGAGCTGTACGGCAAGGACAAGGTCGTCACCCTCAAGTACAACCTCGCGGGCAACGGCAAGAGCAAGATCCTCAAGACCGCCGGCGAGATCAAGCTCGTCCAGGTCAAGGACGGCGCCGTGGTCGGCGTGCACATGGTCGGCGCGCGCATGGGCGAGCAGGTCGGCGAAGCCCAGCTCATCTACAACTGGGAGGCGCTGCCCGCCGAGGTCGCGCAGCTCATCCACGCCCACCCCTCGCAGTCCGAGGCCCTGGGCGAGGCGCACCTGGCGCTGGCCGGCAAGCCGCTGCACGCGCACGACTGA